A window of the Aeromicrobium phoceense genome harbors these coding sequences:
- a CDS encoding TadE family type IV pilus minor pilin, which produces MRRTERGMVTAETVVVLPFVVLVAFVLVWVVSLGVTQILVSDASREAARLIARGQPVDEARRAVEQAVPGSRVRVSVEDGRAGVTVRYRARLPLVPRVRLDLEGRSVAVVE; this is translated from the coding sequence GTGAGGCGCACCGAGCGCGGCATGGTCACCGCCGAGACGGTGGTCGTGCTGCCGTTCGTCGTGCTGGTGGCCTTCGTGCTGGTCTGGGTCGTCTCGCTGGGTGTCACCCAGATTCTGGTGTCCGACGCCTCGCGTGAGGCGGCGCGCCTCATCGCTCGCGGCCAGCCGGTCGACGAGGCCCGCAGGGCGGTCGAGCAGGCCGTGCCCGGCTCGCGGGTACGCGTCTCGGTCGAGGACGGCCGGGCCGGCGTCACCGTGAGGTACCGGGCACGACTGCCGCTCGTGCCGCGGGTCCGACTCGACCTGGAGGGCCGATCCGTGGCGGTCGTCGAGTGA
- a CDS encoding DUF4244 domain-containing protein, with protein MHRLHRTATDEQGQVTAEFAVGALGAVTIAGVILGGPEAVVGRWARSFVAEQLTRALASPLPDLVPWPW; from the coding sequence ATGCACCGTCTTCACCGCACCGCCACGGACGAGCAAGGCCAGGTGACGGCCGAGTTCGCCGTGGGCGCCCTCGGCGCCGTCACGATCGCGGGCGTCATCCTGGGCGGCCCCGAGGCGGTCGTCGGCCGGTGGGCGCGCTCGTTCGTCGCCGAGCAGCTCACGCGAGCCCTCGCCTCGCCCCTGCCCGATCTCGTCCCATGGCCGTGGTGA
- a CDS encoding DUF4244 domain-containing protein encodes MKLITALRRHVDRADERGMSTSEYAVGTLGACTIGGVLVKVGQSEWFGELVQDLISRIPDLLPF; translated from the coding sequence ATGAAGTTGATCACTGCCCTGCGCCGCCACGTCGACCGAGCCGACGAGCGGGGCATGAGCACGTCCGAGTACGCCGTCGGAACGCTGGGCGCCTGCACGATCGGTGGCGTCCTGGTGAAGGTCGGCCAGTCCGAGTGGTTCGGCGAGCTGGTCCAGGACCTCATCAGCCGGATCCCCGACCTGCTGCCGTTCTGA
- a CDS encoding type II secretion system F family protein — protein sequence MLVACALLLVVPGPARRRRRRLRRDAPPRRLDRAVLVAACVPLAGWMVFGSIGLLAGVAAAPLVHRHVGRWESVGETRRRVLLIRGAPLALDLVAAVLAAGRSPHEAVIAVATQTPGPVGHELTALAHRVRLAADPATAWRSLDGDVLEPVGRAFARAEASGAAVVPLIRDAAEDLRRADRAQRREAVGRVGVRTTLPMGLCLLPAFVLVGVAPTVLAVLGSVRF from the coding sequence ATGCTGGTCGCGTGCGCGCTGCTGCTCGTGGTGCCCGGACCGGCGCGGCGGCGCCGTCGACGACTTCGCCGTGACGCACCTCCGCGGCGGCTCGACCGCGCCGTGCTCGTCGCGGCCTGCGTCCCGCTGGCCGGATGGATGGTCTTCGGGAGCATCGGGCTGCTGGCCGGTGTCGCCGCCGCGCCCCTCGTGCACCGGCACGTGGGGCGCTGGGAGTCCGTGGGCGAGACGCGGCGCAGGGTCCTGCTCATCCGGGGAGCCCCGCTGGCGCTCGACCTGGTGGCGGCGGTGCTCGCGGCGGGCCGGTCGCCGCACGAGGCCGTCATCGCGGTCGCGACCCAAACGCCCGGTCCCGTGGGTCACGAGCTGACTGCACTCGCCCACCGTGTGCGGCTGGCGGCGGACCCGGCGACGGCGTGGAGATCACTCGACGGCGACGTCCTCGAGCCGGTCGGGCGCGCGTTCGCGCGGGCGGAGGCTTCCGGAGCCGCCGTCGTCCCGCTGATCCGCGACGCCGCCGAGGACCTCCGGCGTGCCGATCGCGCGCAGCGGCGCGAGGCGGTGGGACGGGTCGGGGTCCGCACCACCCTGCCGATGGGGCTGTGCCTGCTGCCGGCGTTCGTCCTGGTCGGTGTGGCGCCGACGGTGCTCGCGGTCCTCGGCTCGGTCCGCTTCTGA
- a CDS encoding type II secretion system F family protein, with protein sequence MREVGALLAVAAVLVWRPPWAWVRLRTERGARRRPGPRSFLALAGLGSALSLSTLPPAPTILAWTGMAVAVAAGVRYARSRARLARLAVRDECQLVIDGLVGELRSGIPPATAVQRLEGEAPILRPAAMAAMTGGDVAAALVEVGRRPGAGSLGSLGQAWAVSQACGVPLADTLERVREAAREEHELDRELSTGVAPARATALLVIAMPPLGLGLGTGLGVDPLRVVTTTTAGALCVALGVAFAVAGVLWIERIADRLEAGG encoded by the coding sequence GTGAGGGAGGTCGGTGCGCTGCTGGCGGTGGCGGCGGTGCTGGTCTGGCGGCCGCCGTGGGCGTGGGTGCGGCTGCGGACGGAACGGGGCGCGCGACGACGGCCCGGTCCGCGATCGTTCCTCGCACTGGCGGGCCTCGGCTCGGCGCTCAGCCTGTCCACCCTCCCGCCGGCGCCCACGATCCTTGCCTGGACCGGCATGGCGGTGGCCGTGGCCGCTGGCGTCCGGTACGCCAGGTCGCGAGCGCGCCTCGCCCGCCTCGCCGTCCGGGACGAGTGCCAGCTGGTGATCGACGGGCTCGTCGGCGAGCTCCGCAGCGGAATCCCGCCGGCGACGGCCGTGCAGCGGCTCGAGGGCGAGGCGCCGATCCTGCGTCCCGCTGCGATGGCGGCGATGACCGGAGGCGATGTGGCGGCCGCCCTGGTGGAGGTCGGTCGCCGCCCGGGTGCTGGCTCGCTCGGGTCGCTCGGCCAGGCCTGGGCGGTGTCGCAGGCGTGCGGTGTGCCGCTCGCCGACACGCTCGAGCGCGTGCGCGAGGCGGCGCGGGAAGAGCATGAGCTCGACCGCGAGCTCTCCACCGGTGTCGCCCCGGCGCGCGCGACCGCCCTGCTGGTGATCGCGATGCCGCCCCTGGGGCTCGGCCTGGGTACCGGACTCGGGGTCGACCCGTTGCGGGTCGTCACCACCACGACCGCCGGGGCACTCTGCGTCGCGCTCGGTGTCGCCTTCGCGGTCGCCGGGGTGCTGTGGATCGAGCGGATCGCCGACCGTCTCGAGGCCGGCGGATGA
- a CDS encoding TadA family conjugal transfer-associated ATPase, which produces MSGVRAEVVERVRRRLAASGAEPTPHSVAEALRAEDQLWGTTTVLAIVEQLRSEVLGAGVLQPLLDLPGVTDVLVNGADGVYVDAGDGLVLRPDVTFADEPTVRRLAQRLAATAGRRLDDASPWVDGRLGDGTRLHAVLSPVARTGTVISLRVPPRAAMTLAELEVGGSVAPPMADALRDLVATRRSFLVTGGTGTGKTTVLAALLGLVPVEQRIVVVEDSDELRPRHPHVVGLVARPPNVEGAGTVGLRDLVRQALRMRPDRIVVGEVRGAEVVDLLAALNTGHEGGCGTVHANAPDDVPARMEALGIAAGLTRDAVHAQVAAGLDAVVHVARHADGRREVAALADLGTDQRGRLLVRPRLRVHRGRPVDP; this is translated from the coding sequence GTGAGCGGGGTCCGTGCCGAGGTGGTCGAACGGGTCCGCCGACGGCTGGCCGCGTCGGGCGCCGAGCCCACACCGCACTCGGTGGCCGAGGCGTTGCGTGCCGAGGACCAGCTGTGGGGAACCACCACGGTGCTCGCGATCGTCGAGCAGCTCCGCAGCGAGGTGCTGGGCGCCGGGGTGCTGCAACCGTTGCTTGACCTGCCGGGTGTCACCGACGTCCTCGTGAACGGTGCTGACGGGGTCTACGTCGATGCGGGCGACGGCCTGGTGCTGCGGCCCGACGTCACCTTCGCCGACGAGCCCACGGTGCGCCGGCTGGCCCAGCGGCTCGCGGCCACCGCCGGACGCCGGCTCGACGACGCCTCGCCGTGGGTCGACGGCCGTCTCGGCGACGGCACCCGGTTGCACGCCGTGCTGTCGCCGGTGGCGCGCACGGGCACCGTGATCTCACTGCGCGTGCCACCCCGGGCAGCGATGACCCTCGCCGAGCTGGAAGTGGGCGGGTCCGTCGCGCCGCCGATGGCCGACGCCCTGCGTGACCTGGTCGCCACGCGCCGCAGCTTCCTTGTCACGGGCGGCACGGGGACCGGGAAGACCACGGTCCTCGCGGCCCTCCTCGGGCTGGTGCCGGTCGAGCAGCGGATCGTGGTGGTCGAGGACTCCGACGAGCTGCGGCCGCGCCACCCGCACGTCGTCGGGCTCGTCGCCCGGCCGCCGAACGTCGAGGGTGCGGGCACCGTCGGGCTCCGCGATCTCGTCCGCCAGGCGCTGCGCATGCGCCCGGACCGCATCGTGGTGGGCGAGGTGCGCGGCGCCGAGGTCGTCGACCTCCTGGCGGCGCTCAACACCGGTCACGAGGGTGGCTGTGGCACGGTGCACGCGAACGCACCCGACGACGTCCCGGCCCGGATGGAGGCGCTCGGCATCGCGGCCGGGCTCACTCGCGACGCGGTCCACGCCCAGGTCGCCGCCGGCCTCGACGCCGTCGTCCACGTCGCCCGCCACGCCGACGGGCGGCGCGAGGTCGCCGCGCTGGCCGACCTCGGCACCGACCAGCGCGGCCGGTTGCTCGTGCGACCCCGGCTGCGGGTCCACCGTGGCCGGCCCGTCGACCCGTGA
- the ssd gene encoding septum site-determining protein Ssd produces the protein MDIRELAAAPLVVTHDESFAESARRWCAAAGREPETLEAAQDVRRAWRSASAVLVDARSLEALLAVDLPRRDEVVVVAEDPREAWRPALDLGARDVLADHEDAAIVGALVRALDGSGEACAIAVVGACGGVGASTLAAATAGLAARRDLRPVLVDGDPMGGGLDLVTGAEAVDGSRWNDLDGAVGHVGAAELVENLPVHRGLALVSFGRAGRPVHGSAPVISAAMRGFDVVVADVPRHLDDLGRELVSRSVLTVVVVPRRLRGLVAARALVDRLASWSGAVAIVTRPAPSGMPAAAVGKELGLPVLADLGTSRRLAADLEHGLGPMHARTVVGAARRVLDTVGLR, from the coding sequence ATGGACATACGCGAACTCGCCGCCGCACCCCTGGTGGTCACCCATGACGAGTCCTTCGCGGAGAGTGCGCGGCGCTGGTGCGCCGCCGCCGGGCGCGAGCCCGAGACCCTGGAGGCAGCGCAGGACGTCCGCCGCGCGTGGCGGTCTGCATCCGCCGTGCTCGTCGACGCGCGCAGTCTCGAGGCGTTGCTGGCCGTGGACCTGCCGCGACGTGACGAGGTGGTGGTCGTCGCCGAGGACCCGCGCGAGGCGTGGCGTCCTGCCCTCGACCTGGGCGCGCGCGACGTGCTGGCCGACCACGAGGACGCCGCGATCGTGGGGGCTCTGGTGCGCGCGCTCGACGGCTCGGGGGAGGCGTGCGCGATAGCGGTGGTCGGGGCGTGCGGTGGGGTCGGCGCGTCCACGCTGGCCGCGGCCACCGCCGGTCTGGCGGCGCGGCGCGACCTGAGGCCGGTGCTCGTCGACGGCGACCCGATGGGAGGCGGGCTCGATCTCGTCACGGGCGCCGAGGCCGTCGACGGGTCACGCTGGAACGACCTCGACGGGGCGGTGGGCCACGTGGGCGCGGCCGAGCTCGTCGAGAACCTGCCCGTCCACCGAGGCCTCGCGCTCGTGTCGTTCGGCCGGGCCGGTCGACCGGTCCACGGCAGCGCACCGGTGATCAGCGCCGCGATGCGAGGGTTCGACGTCGTGGTCGCCGACGTGCCCCGCCACCTGGACGACCTCGGTCGCGAGCTGGTGTCGCGCTCGGTGCTCACGGTGGTCGTCGTGCCACGACGGCTCCGAGGCCTGGTGGCGGCGCGGGCCCTGGTCGACAGGCTCGCGTCATGGTCGGGTGCGGTCGCGATCGTCACCCGGCCGGCGCCCTCGGGGATGCCGGCGGCTGCCGTCGGCAAGGAGCTGGGTCTGCCGGTGCTGGCCGACCTCGGCACCTCACGAAGGCTGGCGGCCGACCTCGAGCACGGCCTCGGCCCGATGCACGCCCGCACCGTGGTGGGTGCGGCGCGCCGGGTGCTCGACACGGTCGGGCTGCGGTGA
- a CDS encoding HAD family hydrolase yields the protein MATPAGRPAAFFDLDKTIIARSSTLAFSKSLFAEGLLSRRAVLRSAYAQLVFSTGGADHDMLERMRDEISAMVTGWDAVTVRQIVREALHDVIEPLVYSEALDLIEEHREAGHDVIIVSASGSEMVEPIAEMLGATHAIATRLEEVDGRYSGKVLHYSYGPNKVTAMRELAATQGYDLDHSFGYSDSETDIPMLEAVGHPFAVNPDKGLRRRAVEEGWPILTFERPTALRSRLVPETTTGKAMALGGIAASASLLALGITAAIRRRPREAL from the coding sequence ATGGCGACTCCCGCGGGACGTCCCGCCGCGTTCTTCGACCTCGACAAGACCATCATCGCGAGGTCCAGCACGCTTGCCTTCAGCAAGTCCCTCTTCGCCGAGGGACTGCTCAGCCGGCGCGCGGTCCTGCGCAGCGCCTACGCCCAGCTCGTCTTCAGCACCGGCGGTGCCGACCACGACATGCTGGAGCGGATGCGCGACGAGATCAGCGCGATGGTCACCGGCTGGGACGCGGTCACGGTGCGCCAGATCGTTCGCGAGGCCCTGCACGACGTGATCGAGCCGCTGGTCTACTCCGAGGCGCTCGACCTCATCGAGGAGCACCGCGAGGCGGGCCACGACGTCATCATCGTCTCGGCGTCCGGGTCCGAGATGGTCGAGCCCATCGCCGAGATGCTGGGCGCCACGCACGCGATCGCCACCCGGCTCGAGGAGGTCGACGGCCGCTACTCGGGCAAGGTCCTGCACTACTCGTACGGGCCCAACAAGGTCACCGCGATGCGCGAGCTCGCCGCCACCCAGGGCTACGACCTCGACCACAGCTTCGGCTACTCCGACTCCGAGACCGACATCCCGATGCTGGAGGCGGTCGGCCATCCCTTCGCCGTGAATCCGGACAAGGGACTGCGCCGCCGCGCCGTCGAGGAGGGCTGGCCGATCCTGACCTTCGAGCGGCCCACGGCGCTGCGCTCGCGCCTCGTCCCCGAGACCACCACGGGCAAGGCGATGGCACTCGGCGGGATCGCGGCCTCCGCCTCGCTGCTGGCCCTCGGGATCACGGCGGCGATCCGTCGCCGCCCGCGCGAAGCCCTGTGA
- a CDS encoding oxidoreductase: MSDPFIAAASLEGVPSAFRAARDGMDAVLRDRGLRRSTPDDTARSLLIGAWATATLEGSECELDELASGGGDATARAAVRLSTELLGLLPTWQRSPVQAMARMHALAAAGSVPDDDLGRPVNPAGTARLTQLASLLGAKTEAPALVVAALVHAEIASAGAFVSHNGVVARAAERLVMLARGVDPASVTVPEAGHVAAAPDYFAALEAYGAEEAGVHRWLLYAAEAFTRGAEASPLASR, from the coding sequence GTGTCAGATCCGTTCATCGCAGCCGCGTCCCTCGAGGGCGTTCCGTCGGCGTTCCGCGCCGCCCGCGACGGGATGGACGCCGTCCTGCGCGACCGTGGCCTGCGCCGCAGCACGCCCGACGACACGGCGCGATCGCTGCTGATCGGCGCCTGGGCCACGGCCACGCTGGAGGGCAGCGAGTGCGAGCTCGACGAGCTCGCTTCCGGCGGGGGCGACGCCACGGCCCGAGCGGCGGTGCGGCTGTCCACCGAGCTGCTCGGCCTGCTGCCCACGTGGCAGCGCTCGCCGGTGCAGGCGATGGCCCGGATGCACGCCCTCGCGGCCGCCGGCTCGGTGCCCGACGACGACCTCGGCCGTCCGGTGAACCCGGCCGGGACGGCGCGGCTGACCCAGCTGGCCTCGCTGCTGGGCGCGAAGACCGAGGCGCCGGCCCTCGTGGTGGCCGCGCTCGTGCACGCCGAGATCGCCTCCGCGGGCGCGTTCGTCTCGCACAACGGCGTGGTGGCGCGTGCGGCAGAGCGGCTCGTGATGCTCGCGCGCGGGGTGGATCCCGCGTCGGTCACCGTGCCGGAGGCCGGTCACGTGGCTGCGGCCCCCGACTACTTCGCGGCGCTGGAGGCCTACGGGGCCGAGGAGGCGGGCGTCCACCGCTGGCTGCTCTACGCCGCGGAGGCGTTCACGCGCGGTGCCGAGGCCTCTCCGCTCGCCTCGCGCTGA
- a CDS encoding methyltransferase domain-containing protein, producing MDVIPAARAAKWMVGDRLSTVLHLGDGGLAYELAEQGHDVTVLGDDVEQVRNPDLSYIRSGGDRLPLRSNTFDVVITPFFEESPSALAEYARVLVPGGLLSSMSRRYDDSIPWMRRLRAITGDPDAPEPAVDTFSASGLFGPPEVEVFNAWEELDLAHLLRFAEQTRRATVPESALGAVHDLWREYASGAAKLRLRHETRCVRAVVDKSALAGEPDPPDAILLSLD from the coding sequence GTGGACGTCATCCCCGCAGCGCGCGCGGCCAAGTGGATGGTGGGCGACCGCCTCTCCACGGTGCTGCACCTCGGCGACGGCGGCCTGGCCTACGAGCTCGCCGAGCAGGGCCACGACGTCACCGTCCTGGGCGACGACGTCGAGCAGGTCCGCAACCCCGACCTGTCGTACATCCGCTCCGGCGGCGACCGGCTGCCCCTGCGCTCGAACACCTTCGACGTCGTGATCACCCCGTTCTTCGAGGAGTCGCCCTCCGCGCTGGCCGAGTACGCGCGGGTGCTGGTCCCCGGCGGGCTGCTCTCGAGCATGAGCCGGCGCTACGACGACTCCATCCCCTGGATGCGCCGCCTGCGGGCGATCACGGGCGACCCCGACGCCCCCGAGCCGGCCGTCGACACGTTCTCGGCGTCGGGGCTGTTCGGTCCCCCCGAGGTCGAGGTCTTCAACGCCTGGGAGGAGCTCGACCTGGCCCACCTGCTGCGCTTCGCCGAGCAGACCCGCCGCGCGACCGTGCCCGAGTCGGCCCTCGGCGCGGTGCACGACCTGTGGCGCGAGTACGCGTCGGGCGCCGCGAAGCTGCGTCTGCGGCACGAGACCCGGTGCGTCCGCGCCGTCGTGGACAAGTCCGCGCTGGCCGGCGAGCCGGATCCGCCGGACGCGATCCTGCTCTCCCTGGACTGA
- a CDS encoding sensor histidine kinase, with product MSPLDLAIAVAVVAVLAGLALLTRWVLLSRRRSLGSAEDRATYETLHTAALAAPALRSGLDAESVGRALPHLRQLIGSPTVGITDTHGPLGWAGRDETEHTAHLVAVALEHGRTQASNRVIVAPLSVEGRVVGSIVVVDDSASAGLARTTTEVAGWVSSQLELAELSASRTALMEAELRALRAQISPHFIYNSLGAIASFVRTDPERARELLLEFADFTRYSFRQHGDYTTLAEELRSIERYLVLEKARFGDRLRVITRVAPEVLSLTVPFLTVQPLVENAVRHGLERKPGPGTLTVIAEDAGTECLISIEDDGVGSDPETVRAALAGRTSSPSVGLANVDERLRTVYGNDHGLVVETAPGMGTKVTLRIPKFTPTTVD from the coding sequence GTGAGCCCCCTCGACCTCGCGATCGCGGTGGCGGTCGTCGCCGTGCTGGCCGGTCTGGCCCTGCTCACGCGGTGGGTGCTGCTGAGCCGTCGCCGCAGCCTCGGGTCGGCGGAGGACCGAGCCACCTACGAGACCCTCCACACGGCGGCCCTCGCCGCGCCCGCGCTGCGATCGGGGCTCGACGCCGAGAGCGTCGGCCGGGCCCTGCCGCACCTGCGCCAGCTGATCGGCTCGCCGACGGTGGGCATCACCGACACCCACGGGCCGCTCGGCTGGGCCGGTCGCGACGAGACCGAGCACACCGCCCACCTCGTCGCCGTGGCGCTGGAGCACGGGCGCACGCAGGCGTCGAACCGCGTCATCGTCGCTCCGCTGTCGGTGGAGGGCAGGGTCGTCGGCAGCATCGTGGTGGTCGACGACAGCGCCTCGGCGGGCCTCGCCCGCACCACCACCGAGGTGGCCGGCTGGGTCTCCAGCCAGCTGGAGCTGGCCGAGCTGTCCGCCTCGCGCACGGCGCTGATGGAGGCCGAGCTGCGGGCGCTCCGGGCGCAGATCTCGCCCCACTTCATCTACAACTCGCTCGGCGCGATCGCCTCCTTCGTGCGCACCGATCCCGAGCGGGCCCGCGAGCTGCTGCTGGAGTTCGCCGACTTCACCCGGTACTCGTTCCGCCAGCACGGCGACTACACGACCCTCGCCGAGGAGCTGCGGTCGATCGAGCGCTACCTCGTGCTGGAGAAGGCGCGGTTCGGCGACCGCCTGCGCGTGATCACCCGCGTGGCCCCGGAGGTGCTCAGCCTCACCGTCCCCTTCCTCACGGTGCAGCCGCTGGTTGAGAACGCGGTGCGTCACGGGCTCGAGCGCAAGCCGGGCCCCGGGACGCTGACGGTGATCGCCGAGGACGCCGGCACGGAGTGCCTCATCTCGATCGAGGACGACGGCGTGGGCTCGGACCCCGAGACCGTGCGTGCCGCCCTGGCGGGACGCACGAGCTCGCCGTCGGTGGGACTGGCGAACGTGGACGAGCGGCTGCGTACGGTCTACGGGAACGACCACGGGCTCGTGGTGGAGACGGCGCCCGGGATGGGCACGAAGGTCACGCTGCGGATCCCGAAGTTCACCCCGACCACGGTGGACTGA
- a CDS encoding GuaB1 family IMP dehydrogenase-related protein has translation MRFLNDLQPSHDLTYNDVFMVPGRSDVASRFDVDLSTADGTGATLPLVVANMTAVSGRRMAETVARRGGIAILPQDIPLDIVADTVARVKAAHTVFDTPVVLTPNMTVGEALSLVPKRAHGGAVVVESLSGPELKVVGVFTPHQAHEIDRFAQVREVMLTDPFVLQSDGDVREMFNLLSEQHVPFAPVVDGGALVGVLTRKGALRSTIYTPATDPDGRLVVGGAIGINGDVRGKAQALVEVGIDVLVVDTAHGHQAKMFDALPLVREVRDAHEAATGRRLPIAAGNVVSAEGARDLVAAGADIVKVGVGPGAMCTTRMATGVGRPQFSAVLECAAAATELGAHVWADGGVRWPRDVALALAAGAGSVMIGSWFAGTHESPGDLKFGADGREYKESFGMASSRAVANRTRDAAGFERARMALFEEGISTSRMFLDPEAPGVEDLIDQITAGVRSSFTYAGARTLPEFADRAIVGLQSSAGYDEGRPLHASW, from the coding sequence GTGAGGTTTCTCAACGATCTGCAGCCCAGCCACGACCTGACGTACAACGACGTCTTCATGGTCCCCGGACGGTCCGACGTGGCATCGCGCTTCGACGTCGACCTGTCCACCGCCGACGGCACCGGCGCCACCCTGCCGCTCGTGGTGGCCAACATGACCGCCGTCTCCGGCCGACGCATGGCCGAGACCGTCGCCCGCCGCGGCGGCATCGCGATCCTGCCGCAGGACATCCCGCTCGACATCGTGGCCGACACGGTCGCCCGCGTGAAGGCGGCCCACACCGTCTTCGACACCCCCGTCGTGCTGACCCCGAACATGACCGTCGGCGAGGCGCTGAGCCTCGTGCCGAAGCGCGCCCACGGCGGCGCCGTCGTGGTCGAGTCGCTGAGCGGTCCCGAGCTGAAGGTCGTCGGCGTCTTCACGCCGCACCAGGCCCACGAGATCGACCGCTTCGCGCAGGTGCGCGAGGTCATGCTGACCGACCCGTTCGTGCTGCAGTCCGACGGCGACGTGCGCGAGATGTTCAACCTGCTGTCCGAGCAGCACGTCCCGTTCGCCCCCGTGGTCGATGGTGGTGCGCTCGTGGGCGTGCTCACGCGCAAGGGCGCGCTGCGCTCGACGATCTACACCCCGGCCACCGACCCCGACGGCCGTCTGGTCGTCGGCGGGGCGATCGGGATCAACGGCGACGTGCGCGGCAAGGCGCAGGCTCTCGTCGAGGTGGGCATCGACGTGCTCGTCGTCGACACCGCCCACGGCCACCAGGCCAAGATGTTCGACGCGCTGCCGCTCGTGCGCGAGGTCCGCGACGCCCACGAGGCAGCCACGGGCCGCCGACTGCCGATCGCGGCGGGCAACGTGGTCTCGGCCGAGGGCGCACGCGACCTCGTCGCCGCCGGCGCCGACATCGTCAAGGTCGGCGTGGGTCCCGGCGCGATGTGCACGACCAGGATGGCCACCGGCGTCGGCCGGCCCCAGTTCTCGGCCGTGCTCGAGTGCGCCGCTGCGGCCACCGAGCTCGGCGCGCACGTGTGGGCCGACGGCGGCGTCCGCTGGCCGCGCGACGTCGCGCTGGCGCTCGCAGCCGGCGCGGGCAGCGTCATGATCGGCTCGTGGTTCGCCGGCACGCACGAGAGCCCCGGCGACCTGAAGTTCGGGGCCGACGGCCGCGAGTACAAGGAGTCCTTCGGCATGGCCTCGTCGCGCGCGGTGGCGAACCGCACGCGCGACGCCGCCGGCTTCGAGCGCGCCCGGATGGCGCTGTTCGAGGAGGGCATCTCGACCTCGCGGATGTTCCTCGATCCCGAGGCCCCCGGCGTCGAGGACCTGATCGACCAGATCACCGCGGGCGTGCGCTCGTCGTTCACCTACGCCGGCGCCCGGACCCTGCCCGAGTTCGCCGACCGCGCCATCGTCGGCCTGCAGTCCAGCGCCGGCTACGACGAGGGCCGCCCCCTGCACGCCTCCTGGTGA
- a CDS encoding TetR/AcrR family transcriptional regulator, with protein MANTRDDVVSGALRVLDAYGLEFCSMRRVASELGVQPSALYHHVPDKQTLLALMADRIVAGVEVGDDAAKAAHALREAMLAVRDGADVVATASAFRLGDSRIENELAELTTPDLARTLLLYVFGHTQATQMHRQAAQIGILAEDPDLDASFARGLDLILR; from the coding sequence ATGGCCAACACCCGTGACGACGTGGTCTCCGGCGCCCTGCGCGTGCTCGACGCCTACGGCCTCGAGTTCTGCTCGATGCGACGCGTCGCGAGCGAGCTCGGGGTGCAGCCCAGTGCGCTCTACCACCACGTCCCGGACAAGCAGACGCTGCTGGCCCTGATGGCCGACCGGATCGTCGCCGGGGTCGAGGTCGGCGACGATGCCGCGAAGGCGGCCCACGCCCTCCGCGAGGCGATGCTGGCCGTGCGTGACGGGGCCGACGTGGTGGCCACCGCCTCGGCCTTCCGGCTCGGCGACTCGCGCATCGAGAACGAGTTGGCGGAGCTCACGACACCGGACCTTGCGCGCACCCTGCTGCTCTACGTGTTCGGGCACACCCAGGCCACCCAGATGCACCGCCAGGCCGCGCAGATCGGCATCCTCGCCGAGGATCCCGACCTGGACGCCTCGTTCGCCCGCGGGCTCGACCTCATCCTGCGCTGA
- a CDS encoding biotin transporter BioY, which produces MTTTTSTRRRLTGTDLALIAAFAALIAACALLPAINVGAGIVPITLQTFAVLLSGAVLGAKRGFLAVLLYLAMGAAGLPVFSGGAAGLAVFAGPTMGYLIGFPFAAALCGFIVERLPRDKVATSIPLIFLAGLFSSAVLIHTLGILGLVWRADMSLAAAVKVDIVFWPGDVIKNLAMATVATAVHRAFPDLLPARRK; this is translated from the coding sequence ATGACCACGACCACCAGCACCCGCCGCCGCCTCACCGGCACCGACCTCGCGCTCATCGCGGCCTTCGCGGCACTCATCGCCGCGTGCGCGCTGCTTCCAGCGATCAACGTGGGTGCCGGCATCGTGCCGATCACCCTGCAGACGTTCGCCGTCCTGCTCTCCGGCGCCGTGCTGGGCGCCAAGCGCGGCTTCCTCGCGGTCCTGCTCTACCTGGCCATGGGTGCGGCCGGCCTTCCGGTCTTCTCGGGCGGCGCCGCGGGCCTGGCCGTGTTCGCCGGCCCCACGATGGGCTACCTGATCGGCTTCCCCTTCGCCGCCGCGCTGTGCGGCTTCATCGTCGAGCGGCTGCCCCGCGACAAGGTCGCGACGAGCATCCCGCTGATCTTCCTCGCGGGCCTCTTCTCCAGCGCCGTCCTGATCCACACCCTGGGCATCCTGGGCCTGGTCTGGCGCGCCGACATGAGCCTGGCCGCCGCGGTCAAGGTCGACATCGTGTTCTGGCCCGGCGACGTCATCAAGAACCTCGCCATGGCCACGGTCGCGACCGCCGTGCACCGCGCGTTCCCCGACCTGCTCCCCGCACGCCGTAAGTGA